The DNA region TCGATCGAACGCTTCGGGAGTCTGCCACGAAGTGAAACTACGCGGTATGAAATTCGGTCCGGTCAGGCTTGCCGGGCGGTGACCACGGCCAAGTCGATGAGCCGGTGGGCGCGGGCGACCTCCGCGGGGGTGAAGGGCTCCCCGGTGCGCAGGAACGTCATGGCCCCGAGATCCCCGGATGCGGCGGTCTCGAGCAGTGTGCCACCGGGGACACGAGCGGGATCGGGATCCGGAAGATATTGCGCGCCCAGCAGTTCGGCGATGGCCAGGGGCAGCTCACCGGGATCGGCGGCCACCCGCCCGGCCAGGCCCAGCGCCCGGGTCTGGCCGTCGACCAGGGTCAGCGCCGAGGCCGGCCAGATGCCGATCGCCACCCCGCCCGCCCGGGCGACGGCGTGGGTGAGGCGCTGCGGCAACACTTCCGCGGGCGTCGAGACCACCAGCTCGTCGAGCACGCCGTTCTCCAGGTGATGGACGTGCATGGCGAGAATGTTGGCGCGGCGGTCGGCCAGATGCTTGGCCAGCAGCTCCAATCGGCCGGGCTTGTCGTCCAGGCGCACCCGGATGCGCCACAGTCGCTCGGCGCTGTCGAGACGGTGCCGGTGCCGCAGTTCCGGGGCGTGCAGCCAGCGGCTCAGGTAGCGCATGGCCCCGGGCTCGACCACCCAGATCACCAGGATGGTCGCGGTCACGGCGAGGATCGACACCGTTGCCAGATAGGGCAGTTCGAAGTGGATGACCAGGGCGTGCAGCGCCAGCTCGACCGGGAAGACCGCTGCCAGCTTGGCCAGGGCCATGCGGGTGCGTTTGGGATGGGGCAGACGACCACAGACCTCGCATGCCAGCGCATGTATCTCGGTTTGCCTCATGTTCACCACAGTGCGGTGCCGAGGTTTCCGCACTGTGGTGCGGTGTAAAGACGGGATGACAACTCGTGAGAAACCCATTGTGGCAGCTCGAAATTGGGTGAATCGAGCCACAGGCGCGTCATCGCTGTGCCGCAGGGCACAGTGTTTGCTCCCGGGTATGACCGCCGGGCCTACTTCGGTGGCAGCGTCTTGGCGAAATCGACCCCGCGGCGCACCCACTCGTCGAGCGTGTCGTCGTCGGTGACCGTCGCGGCCGTGACGCGCAGCCATCCGGTCATCTTCCGGCCGCCCATCTCCATCGGCTCGACCGCGCCCGCCCGCAGCAGCGCCGCGGCGGCGTCCGGATCGGCGCGCACCAGCAGCCCGCCCTGGCCGCTGGCCGCGACGGCCATATTGCCGCCCACCAGAAATGCCAGGCCACCGAACATCTTCTTCTCGACCACGTGCGCCACCTCGGGCCCCAGCGAGTCCCGGATGCGGTCGGCCAGCTCCTCGTCGTATGCCATATCGACAGTGTGACCCCACCCACCGACAGCGACCGTGATTTCACCGACCGGTCGGGCGCCGGAGAGACCGCTCCGCAGGTGTGGAGTGGCGTCGGTGAGGTATCCCGCCAGGGTGAAAACCCCGCCTACGGTCGGTGTCGAAGAGGAGTTCCTCCTCGTGGATCCGCGTACCGGCGCGCCGGTCGGCAAGAATGCCGACGTCGCCCGGACCGCCGCGGATCTCGGCCTGGACCTGCAATTGGAGATCATGCGGTGCCAGGTCGAGACCAGCACCCGCGTGCACACCGACACCACCGAACTGCTCCAGGAACTGCGGGAGCTGCGCCGCGGCGCCGCGGCCTGCGCGGAGAAGAACGACGCGCTGCTGCTGGCCGTGGCCGTGCCGCCCACGCTCCCCGACGAGCTCGCCATCACCAGCACGCCGCGCTATCACCGGATCGCCGCGAGCTTCGGCCGCCTCGCCCAGGAACAAGGTCTGTGCGGCTGCCACGTGCACGTGGCCGTCCCGGACCGGGCCGCGGCCCTGCGGGTGAGCAACTTCCTGCGACCCTGGCTGCCGCTGCTGCTGGCCCTGACCGCAAACTCCTCCATCCACCGCGGCGTCGAAACCGGTTATGCCAGTTGGCGTCACATCCTGTGGCGGCGCTGGCCGAGCGCCGGGCCGCCGCCCTACTTCGCCTCTGTGGGCGAGTACGAGGCGGCCGTGGAGTCGATGCTGGCGCTGGGCGTGATCCTGGATCGCAAGATGGTCTATTGGGATGTGCGGCCCTCCAGCACTTTTCCGACGGTGGAGGTACGGGTCAGCGACGTGCCCGCCACGGTGGAGGAGTCCGCGCTGCTGGCCTGCCTGGTGCGCGGGTGTGCGATGACGGCCCGCACCACCGACCCGGTGCCCCGGATCGCGGAGGACACGCTGCGCGCCGCCTACTGGCGGTCGGCGCACGGGGGCCTGGACGGGGCCGCCATCGATCCGGTCGATGGGCACGCCGTGCTGGTTCGGGAGCTGCTGGATCGGCTCGTCGAGCTGATCCGGCCCGCGCTGGAGCAGCTGGGCGATCTCGGCTTCGTCACTGAGGGGCTGGCCGCGCTGCTGGAGCGGGGCAACGGAGCCCGCCGTCAGCTCAACGCTTTTCGTGCCCGCGGCGACCTGTCGGACGTGGTGAGCGAACTCGCGGAGGCGACGCTGTTCAGCTGCCGCTAGACCGCCGGGCGCGATCCGGCTATTTCAGGGTGAGGCACAGCGCGAAGGTCGTGAACTCCGGGCCGTTGCCGTAGCTGGTCTTGTGCGTGAGGACCACATCGGCGTCGGGGAACTTGCTGTCGCACTCGGCTTCGGCGTTCGCGCCCATCGGCTTGCCCAGCACGGTCGCCTGGGCCTGTGGATCCGAGCACGGCACCACCTCGATCTTGGGGTGCTGGTCGGTCGCGAGGTCACCGGCGGTGTCGCGCACGCAATCTCCGACGATTGCCGCCGTGGCGCCGCGGGCCGCGGGGGTGGTGGGCGCCGGCGGGGCGATGGGCATGGCGTAGGTCGTCGACGGCGCGCCCAGGTAGTGATCGCTGCTGCGATCGGCCGAGCTGGAGCTCGAACTCTTGGCACTGTTGCCGAACACGAAGGCCACCAACAGGATCGGCACCAGCGCGCCCAGGATGTGCGGTCGCAGGAACAGCGGCGTGCCCGGATCCATCGGCGGTGACGGCGCACCCGGAATCGGGGGCGGCAGCTGCGCCAGGCGCGCGCGGTTCACCAGGTTCAGCAGCAGCGTGCCCGGATTCGCGAACACGAACGAGAAAGGGCCCCACCAGCCTTGGACCAGGCTGTCGCCGGTCATCTTGCGGAACGAGGCCAGACCGCAGGTGCGGCAGTAGGGTCCGGGCAGCTTCCGGAACTGCATCATCAAGACCATTCCGCGATGGGCGCGGAAGTCCATGTCGATGGCCGGGGTGGCCCCGCAGAAGCGGCAGTAGACGCCGTTGGCGTCGCCGAAACGCGCTGGATCGGGCGTGGTCACGCTGTGAATCCCCCTGGGTGGAGCTGGAAACCGCCGTATTGAAACACATCGTGTTCGCAATCGCGGAGTCCAGCCCGAACGCCCGTCCAGTATCTGGGATGGGAATTACGGTAGCGGCTTGTCGTCGACGATCATGTCGTAGTTGACCTTGGAGCCCTCGACATTCGTGGTCTTGGCGGTGAATCCCCAACGGGTGCCGTCCACCTCGGTCACCACGCAGCGGATGGACGCGCCGGTGGCTCCGCGCAGCAGTCCGTTGCAGGTGGAGGACTGCGGGGACGAGCCGAACTTCTGCTTATAGGTGTCGGCGATGGTGCTCGCGACATCATCGGGGGCCACGTAGGCGTCGGCGAAGGTCAGGTCGTAGTAGACGTCGCTGCCGTCCACCTTGGTGACCTTGGTGTCGATCACCCAGTTCTGCCCGTCGGCCGCGGTGGCCGTACAGGTCTGGGTGGCGTCCACCTTGGCGGCCAGACTGCCCTCGCAGGACACGGATTTCGCGTCCTCGTGGGATTTGTCCTTGTAGAAGCTGCCGGCCTTGGCCTGCACATCACTCTTGCTCACCGAGCCGGAACCGGTGGATACGGAGCAGCCCACGGCGAGCAGCGGCGTGAACGTCAGAACCAGAGCGGCTGTCAGTTTTCTCATGGACAACTTTAGGCGCGGATTCGCCGGGAAAATCTCGAGAACGAAAACTGGTCTGGCGCATTTGGGGGTGGATTAGGGGCTTCGGCAGTGATCCGGTCGGTTTTGGCAGGGCGACCGACCGGACCACGCCGAGCATCAGCCGATGCGGGCGCGCCACTCCTCCAGCTGCGGGAGTTCCGCGCCGATGGTGGTGGATTCGCCGTGTCCGGTGTGCACCAGGGTCTCCGGCGGCAGCGTGAGCAGCCGGTCGGCGATCGACTCGACAATCGTGCCGAAATCCGAGAACGACCGGCCCGTGGCACCCGGACCGCCATGGAACAGCGTGTCGCCGGTGAAGACCGCGCCCAGGTCGGGGGAGTAGAAGCAGACCGAGCCCGGCGCGTGGCCCGGGGTGTGCAGCACGTGCAGCTCGGTGCCGCCGACCGCGATGATCTGCTTGTCCGACAGCTCCCCGTCGGGGGCGATGTCCGGGTGGGTCTGCTGCCACAGCACCAGGTCGTCGGGGTGCATGAGGATCGGAGCGCCGGTGGCCCTGGACAATTCGGGCGCGACGCGGACGTGGTCGTCGTGCGCGTGGGTGACCAGGATGGCCTTCACCTCGCGGGTGCCGATCACATCGAGAATGGCCTCGACATTGTGCGGGGCGTCGATGACGACGCACTCCAGATCGTCACCCACCACCCAGACATTGTTGTCCACGTCGAAGGTCTCGCCGTCGAGGCTGAAGGTGCCGACGGTGACGGTGTGGTCGATGTGCGCCATCAGAACACCACCACCGATCGCAGCACGTCACCGTGGTGCATCTTGGTGAACGCCGCCTCGACCTCGTCGAGCGCGATGGTCTCCGAGACGAACCCGTCCAGATCCAGCCGGCCCTGCTTGTAGAGCTCGATCAGGTACGGGAAGTCGCGCGAGGGCAGGCAGTCGCCGTACCACGAGGACTTCAACGAGCCACCGCGCGAGAAGAAGTCGATGAGCGGCATCTCCAGGGTCATGTCCGGGGTCGGCACCCCGACCAGCACCACGGTGCCCGCCAGATCGCGCGCGTAGAAGGCCTGCTTCCAGGTCTCGGGGCGGCCCACGGCATCGATCACCACGTCCGCGCCGAAGCCGTCGGTGAGTTCCTGAACCCGTTCCACCGCATCCTCTTTGGCGGCGTTGACGGTGTGGGTGGCGCCGAAACCGGTGGCCCACTCCAGCTTCCGCTCGTCGAGGTCGACCGCGACGATGGTGGTCGCGCCCGCCAGCTTGGCGCCCGCGATGGCGGCGTTGCCGACTCCGCCGCAGCCGATCACTGCGACCGAGTCACCGCGGCTCACGCCACCGGTATTGATGGCCGCGCCCAGGCCCGCCATCACGCCGCAGCCCAGCAGGCCCGCCGCGGCCGGGGAGACGCTCGGGTCCACCTTGGTGCACTGCCCGGCGTGCACCAGGGTCTTCTCGGCGAACGCGCCGATACCCAGGGCCGGGGTGAGCGGCGTGCCGTCGGTCAGCGTCATGGGCTGCGCGGCATTGAAAGTGTCGAAACAGTACTGGGGCTTGCCCTTCCGGCAGGCGCGGCACGAACCGCAGACCGCGCGCCAGTTCAGGATGACGAAATCGCCCGGCTCCACATCGGTGACGCCCTCGCCCACCGATTCCACGATGCCGGCGGCCTCGTGCCCGAGTAGGAAGGGGAATTCGTCGTTGATGCCGCCTTCGCGGTAGTGCAGGTCGGTGTGGCAGACGCCGCAGGCTTGGACCCGCACCACGGCTTCGCCGGGCCCCGGGTCCGGGATCACGATCTCGGTGACTTCCACGGGAGCGTTCTTCGAGCGTGCGACAACGCCGCGCACAATTTGGGACAACGAAATTCCTTCCTGGCTAAACGCAATGCCTCCGACTATTGCATCCGGTTCGGCCCACGTCATCTATTACCCCGGGTCACGCACAATGAATCCCCTTGCGTCCGATCACAAGAGGGCCCCCTGCGCGGCCTCGGCGATGGTGGCCGCGACCAGCGTCAGGGCGGGTGAATCCAGCCGCCACTGCTGCCAGTACAGGGGGACGTCCACGAAAACCTTGTCGTCCAGCGGAACCAGGTCGTCTTCGGGACGAATCATCAGGTCGGGAATCATGCCCCAGCCCAATCCGGCCTGCACCGCGTCGTTGAACGCGGCCGAGGACGGGATGTAGTGCCGCGGCGGATCCACCGGTTTGCGAGTGTAGTGGCGCACCAGCCGGAATTGCAGATCGTCCTTGCGATCGAAGAGCACCACGGGCGCGTGTGCGAACGATTTCGCATTCGCGCCGTCGGGGAACCAGGTGCGGGCGAAGCCGGGCTGTGCCATCGGGCGATAGCGCATCGCGCCGAGCCGGCGCACCGTGCAGCCCTGGACCGGGGCGGCGGTGGAGGTGATTGCCGCCATCACGGTACCGTCGCGCAGCAGGCGCGTGGTGTGCTCCTCGTCCTCGCGGTGGATCTCGAAGCAGAGCCCGGCGCCGGGCCGCTCGGCCGCGGTGGCGCGGCCCAGTGCGGCGACCACCCAGGTGTGCAGCGAATCGGCGTTCACGGCAATCGGAATCACCACCGGGCGGTCGGCGGGCTGATGCGCCTCCCCGAGTTCGCGGGCGGTGTCGCCGGTGAGCAGCTGGATCTGGCGGGCCAGGCGCAGCACGGCCAGCCCGGAATCGGTGGGTTGCACCGGTTTGGTGCGTTGCACCAGGATGCGGCCCGCCGCGTCCTCGAGGGCCTTGATGCGCTGACTGATTGCCGAGGGCGTGACGTTCAGTTTGCGGGCGGCGGCGTCGAAGGTACCCTCGCCGATCACGGCGTCGAGGGCGCGTAGTTGGTCGAGCTGGAGTTCCACGGTAAGAGATTCTAATGGTGCCTCAGAATCTTTAGCTGGCCTGGTGCTGGACGGTTGCCCTAATTTTGACCGGGTGAACGCATCATCGGCGGCCCTGGCGGCCATTTCAGGACTCGGCTTCGGACTCTCGCTGATCATGGCGATCGGCGCGCAGAACGCCTTCGTGCTGCGTCAGGGGATCCGCGGCGAACACGTCCTGCCGGTGGTCGCGGTGTGCATCGGGTCCGACGTCGTCCTGATGACGCTCGGCGTCGCCGGCTTCGGCGCGATCGTGGACTCCGCGCCGATGGTCATGACCGTCGCGAAATACGCGGGCGCGGCGTTCCTGCTGGGCTACGCGGCGCTGGCCGCCAAGCGCGCCTGGTCGGCCTCGGCGCTGTCCGCGGGCGGCGGCGCGCCCCTCGCGCTCGGCGCGGCCGTCGCCACCTGCCTGGCCGTCACCTGGCTCAACCCGCACGCCTACCTGGACACGGTGGTGCTGCTGGGATCCTTCGCGAACACCTACGCCACCCCCGACCGCTGGTTCCTGACCGCGGGAGCCATTGCCGGCAGCCTGATCTGGTTCCTGTCACTCGGATTCGGCGCGCGGCTGCTGGCCCCCGTCTTCGCGAAGCCGCAGGCGTGGCGGGTGCTGGATTCGCTGATCGCCCTGGTGATGACGGGTCTCGCCGTCGGTTTGCTGGTGAGCTGAAACCGCGGTCAGTACACCTGTTTCCACACGCCGATCGGGCTGCTGGAGCTGTCGGCGGGCAGGCAGTAGACGGCCCGGCCGCTCGAGGACTGGGCGATGGAGTCCTTCTTCAGATTGCAGACCTGGCCCGGCTCGTGCATCCCCGCGGTCACCGTGCCGGGGCTGTCCCACATGTAACTCGGCGCCGAGCTCGTGCCGGGGCGACGCGCGCAGACCAGCGGGGCGCCGCTGCTGCTGTAGCCGAAGCTGCCCGCTTCGCCGGCATTACACGGCGATCCTTGCGCGGGGCGGGTGATGGGCAGCCAGTGCGGGCTCGCGCCGCCGGTGGCGTCGCAAGTCAGGACGGTGCCGTCGGCCGTCGCGGCGGTCATGCCCACCTGATCGCAGGGCAGTTGGGAACCGACCACCGAGCTGGTCGTGGTGGTCGTCGTAGTCGTCGTAGTGGTTGTCGTCGTACTGGACGTGGTCGTCGTCGTGCTGGGGTCGGTCGTGGTGGTGGCCCGGTTCGGCGCGGTCGTCACGTCGGCCTCCTGGGCCGCGGTGGTCGGCGTGGGCCGCACCGAGGTGGTGATCAGGACCCGCGTCGGGCCGGGGCCTTTGGCGGCGTTCGGGGCCGCGTCCCAGCCGCTGTGCCCGGAGGCGAGCAGGCCCACGATGGCCAGCAGCGACACCGCGATGGTCGCGGTCAACCCGATGATCGCGTAGCGCGTGGCCTTGGTGCCGCCGAGCAGACCGGCCAATCCGCCGGGCTTGCTCGCGGGCGGCCCGTCGGGGCCGTCCTGGATCGCCTCGAACACCATCGTTTCCTGTGTCCACAGCCGGTCGTGCGGATCATAGCCCGGTGGTATCGAATTGCCGTTCATCCCAGTAACTCTCGCTCGGTGGTCCCGCTGTTCCTCACCGGGCAAAGAAAGAAGGTATACGGCGATCCGGTTGCGCGGTAGCCGGAGTTTCGGCGGCGAGGGTCGGTCAGCGGCGAATGTCGGCCAGACGAACAGGTCTGCCCTGATGCCGGGACAGCTCGCAGGCCTCGGCGATATAGAAGGCCTCGAGCGCGTCCGCGGGCGGGCACGGATTGGCGATCTGCCCGCCGATCACGCCCAGGAAGGTGGCAAGTTCCTCAACGTAGGCGCTGTGGAAGCGATCCATGAAGCCCGGATAGGCCGGCAGCGCCGAGGGTGGGTACCCGGGTTCCACCGAATGCAGCGGGGCTCGCTCGTCGAGCCCGACGATGGCGTTCCCGGTCGAGCCCAGCACTTCCATCCGCACGTCGTAGCCGGCGCCGTTATAGCGGCTCAGGGAGACAGTTGCCAGACAGTCGTCGTCCAGGCGCAGCACCACCGCGGCGGTGTCGACATCGCCGGAGTCGGCGAAGCAGCGCTCGCCGCGATTGGCGCCGGTGGCGTATACCTCCACCACCTCGCGGCCGGTGACCCAGCGGACGATGTCGAAATCGTGGACGCCGCAGTCCCGGAACAGGCCGCCCGAGCGCGGAATGTAGTCCGCGGGCGGCGGAGCGGGGTCGAGGGTGGTGGCGCGCACGGTGTGGATCCAGCCCAGCTCGCCGGCCGCGATGGCCGCGCGCGCCGCGCGGTACCCGGCGTCGAAGCGGCGCTGGAAACCGATCTGCACCGGCACCTTCGAGCGCTCGACGTGTTCGACGACGGTCAGCGTGCCGAGAATGTCGGCGGCGATCGGCTTTTCGCAGAAGACCGGGATGCCGCGGTCGACGGCGGCGGTGATGAGGGCCGGATGCGAGTCGGTGGCCGTGGTGACGACCAGGCCGTCGATCCCGGCGGCGAAGAGCGCCTCGATATCGGGTGCGAACTCCACCTCGAGCTTGTCGGCGGTGACGCGGGCGCGTTCGGAGTCGGTGTCGGTGACGATGACCCGGTCCACGCCCGGCAGGGTCGCGAGGGTCTCGGCATGGGAGGTTCCGATGCGGCCGGTGCCGGCGAGGCCCACGGTGATGGGGGACATGGCGGTGGCTCCTGTCAGTCTCGGGGTGCGGCGGTGGTGGAACGGACCACCAATGACGGTTCCAGTCGCCGGCGCACCGGATCGGTCCGGTCCTCGCGCAGGCGTTCGGTGAGGGCGCGCACGGCCAGGCGGCCGATGC from Nocardia tengchongensis includes:
- a CDS encoding amino acid-binding protein, which gives rise to MRQTEIHALACEVCGRLPHPKRTRMALAKLAAVFPVELALHALVIHFELPYLATVSILAVTATILVIWVVEPGAMRYLSRWLHAPELRHRHRLDSAERLWRIRVRLDDKPGRLELLAKHLADRRANILAMHVHHLENGVLDELVVSTPAEVLPQRLTHAVARAGGVAIGIWPASALTLVDGQTRALGLAGRVAADPGELPLAIAELLGAQYLPDPDPARVPGGTLLETAASGDLGAMTFLRTGEPFTPAEVARAHRLIDLAVVTARQA
- a CDS encoding TfoX/Sxy family protein; this translates as MAYDEELADRIRDSLGPEVAHVVEKKMFGGLAFLVGGNMAVAASGQGGLLVRADPDAAAALLRAGAVEPMEMGGRKMTGWLRVTAATVTDDDTLDEWVRRGVDFAKTLPPK
- a CDS encoding glutamate--cysteine ligase encodes the protein MKTPPTVGVEEEFLLVDPRTGAPVGKNADVARTAADLGLDLQLEIMRCQVETSTRVHTDTTELLQELRELRRGAAACAEKNDALLLAVAVPPTLPDELAITSTPRYHRIAASFGRLAQEQGLCGCHVHVAVPDRAAALRVSNFLRPWLPLLLALTANSSIHRGVETGYASWRHILWRRWPSAGPPPYFASVGEYEAAVESMLALGVILDRKMVYWDVRPSSTFPTVEVRVSDVPATVEESALLACLVRGCAMTARTTDPVPRIAEDTLRAAYWRSAHGGLDGAAIDPVDGHAVLVRELLDRLVELIRPALEQLGDLGFVTEGLAALLERGNGARRQLNAFRARGDLSDVVSELAEATLFSCR
- a CDS encoding DUF4333 domain-containing protein, with the protein product MRKLTAALVLTFTPLLAVGCSVSTGSGSVSKSDVQAKAGSFYKDKSHEDAKSVSCEGSLAAKVDATQTCTATAADGQNWVIDTKVTKVDGSDVYYDLTFADAYVAPDDVASTIADTYKQKFGSSPQSSTCNGLLRGATGASIRCVVTEVDGTRWGFTAKTTNVEGSKVNYDMIVDDKPLP
- a CDS encoding MBL fold metallo-hydrolase, translating into MMAHIDHTVTVGTFSLDGETFDVDNNVWVVGDDLECVVIDAPHNVEAILDVIGTREVKAILVTHAHDDHVRVAPELSRATGAPILMHPDDLVLWQQTHPDIAPDGELSDKQIIAVGGTELHVLHTPGHAPGSVCFYSPDLGAVFTGDTLFHGGPGATGRSFSDFGTIVESIADRLLTLPPETLVHTGHGESTTIGAELPQLEEWRARIG
- a CDS encoding S-(hydroxymethyl)mycothiol dehydrogenase, whose amino-acid sequence is MSQIVRGVVARSKNAPVEVTEIVIPDPGPGEAVVRVQACGVCHTDLHYREGGINDEFPFLLGHEAAGIVESVGEGVTDVEPGDFVILNWRAVCGSCRACRKGKPQYCFDTFNAAQPMTLTDGTPLTPALGIGAFAEKTLVHAGQCTKVDPSVSPAAAGLLGCGVMAGLGAAINTGGVSRGDSVAVIGCGGVGNAAIAGAKLAGATTIVAVDLDERKLEWATGFGATHTVNAAKEDAVERVQELTDGFGADVVIDAVGRPETWKQAFYARDLAGTVVLVGVPTPDMTLEMPLIDFFSRGGSLKSSWYGDCLPSRDFPYLIELYKQGRLDLDGFVSETIALDEVEAAFTKMHHGDVLRSVVVF
- a CDS encoding LysR family transcriptional regulator ArgP, translated to MELQLDQLRALDAVIGEGTFDAAARKLNVTPSAISQRIKALEDAAGRILVQRTKPVQPTDSGLAVLRLARQIQLLTGDTARELGEAHQPADRPVVIPIAVNADSLHTWVVAALGRATAAERPGAGLCFEIHREDEEHTTRLLRDGTVMAAITSTAAPVQGCTVRRLGAMRYRPMAQPGFARTWFPDGANAKSFAHAPVVLFDRKDDLQFRLVRHYTRKPVDPPRHYIPSSAAFNDAVQAGLGWGMIPDLMIRPEDDLVPLDDKVFVDVPLYWQQWRLDSPALTLVAATIAEAAQGALL
- a CDS encoding LysE/ArgO family amino acid transporter; translated protein: MAIGAQNAFVLRQGIRGEHVLPVVAVCIGSDVVLMTLGVAGFGAIVDSAPMVMTVAKYAGAAFLLGYAALAAKRAWSASALSAGGGAPLALGAAVATCLAVTWLNPHAYLDTVVLLGSFANTYATPDRWFLTAGAIAGSLIWFLSLGFGARLLAPVFAKPQAWRVLDSLIALVMTGLAVGLLVS
- a CDS encoding Gfo/Idh/MocA family oxidoreductase; this translates as MSPITVGLAGTGRIGTSHAETLATLPGVDRVIVTDTDSERARVTADKLEVEFAPDIEALFAAGIDGLVVTTATDSHPALITAAVDRGIPVFCEKPIAADILGTLTVVEHVERSKVPVQIGFQRRFDAGYRAARAAIAAGELGWIHTVRATTLDPAPPPADYIPRSGGLFRDCGVHDFDIVRWVTGREVVEVYATGANRGERCFADSGDVDTAAVVLRLDDDCLATVSLSRYNGAGYDVRMEVLGSTGNAIVGLDERAPLHSVEPGYPPSALPAYPGFMDRFHSAYVEELATFLGVIGGQIANPCPPADALEAFYIAEACELSRHQGRPVRLADIRR